The following proteins are encoded in a genomic region of Bacillota bacterium:
- a CDS encoding flagellar basal body L-ring protein FlgH — translation MGAADVSSSLWSDEANSLFSDHKARRVGDLITVLISERSYASNNAQTSTGKGAGLTVAEGVGWLSFLPETGFSSNVKSTGRNSTSRSGNLVARMTARITEVLPDGNLKIEGTQAVVINRERQDIVITGIVRPEDIGADNTVLSTYIAGAEIKYEGSLNSEQRKGLLSYLGRFFDGILDFLF, via the coding sequence GTGGGCGCGGCGGACGTTTCGTCCTCGCTATGGAGCGATGAAGCCAACTCGCTTTTTTCGGACCACAAGGCGAGACGGGTTGGGGACCTCATCACCGTGCTCATCTCCGAGCGGTCCTACGCCAGCAACAATGCCCAGACTTCCACGGGGAAGGGGGCCGGGCTTACCGTCGCCGAGGGAGTCGGATGGCTGTCGTTCCTGCCCGAGACGGGCTTTTCATCCAACGTCAAGTCCACCGGAAGAAACTCCACTTCCCGGTCTGGGAACCTGGTCGCAAGGATGACCGCAAGGATCACGGAGGTGCTGCCCGACGGGAACCTCAAGATAGAGGGCACGCAGGCAGTCGTGATCAACAGGGAGAGGCAGGATATCGTCATCACGGGGATCGTGAGGCCGGAAGACATCGGCGCGGACAACACGGTGCTCTCGACGTACATCGCGGGCGCGGAGATCAAGTACGAGGGTTCGCTCAACAGCGAACAGAGGAAGGGCTTGCTTTCGTATCTCGGGCGGTTCTTCGACGGGATACTCGACTTCTTGTTCTGA